Proteins co-encoded in one Nematostella vectensis chromosome 15, jaNemVect1.1, whole genome shotgun sequence genomic window:
- the LOC125560735 gene encoding uncharacterized protein LOC125560735, whose product MAMALQLPITILAIVLNVLDSSVSEVCSSEAPFAIPGVQGNLEFKASSFKVNQPRSSAFAFINSLSRQRHGRMLGPVLNDSTSPRISLILIIMANDCSTMNPGPVKDPCGICQKPTRSNQRAIQCDECDMWYHTKCIAMTAQSYDRLGSDSQLAWLCNKCLFPNFSTTFLLNEMDLCHENRFESLSSDSTISSDPGSPLFTSSPSRFHDPQGNRVKITRRKLKILSLNCNGLKSPAKKSQFQSLVALHDPDVILGCESKINAIIPTYSIFPENYEVYRRDRTASGGGVFIAVRNDLTAVEERGLDVNGAEMITASIHLAKRKKLFLTSFYHPPTDQEGLGLLDDYLCKLFTKYQQCPNAIIGGDFNCSGIEWSSGEAVLTPPVHSWDLALIALAEKYGLSQHVKSPTRYDSFLDLAFSSKPGLVNACHVTSGLSDHSAVLFEVDLAPKYIPKPPRKIYLYHKADIAALKEHIASFHRDYAASHMERSVEENWNAISTCISDAMERFIPSKTSKTKRLLPWIGAPIKKLMRKRDRAFKKSKRTGKEKDHVNYKRLRNIVSNSIKESHNNYVSEIMKGIDLESDEPRPNGVKGAWSYLKLLRSESLGIPTLFWEGRVCANDKCKAEALRAQYDSVFTQEDNLNVPTLGASPHQDIKDISFSVNGVRVQLDNIRVDKACGPDAVPARVLKEAATELAPILTLLFEQSMKDGVLPTVWKDANISAIYKKGLKI is encoded by the coding sequence ATGGCAATGGCTCTCCAACTACCCATAACTATTCTTGCCATCGTACTTAATGTACTGGACAGCTCAGTCAGCGAGGTTTGTTCGTCTGAGGCGCCATTCGCGATACCCGGAGTTCAAGGTAACTTGGAATTTAAAGCCAGTTCATTCAAAGTCAATCAGCCAAGAAGCTCTGCATTTGCATTCATTAATTCACTGTCAAGGCAGCGTCACGGCCGAATGCTTGGCCCTGTTTTGAACGATTCTACGTCGCCTCGCATTTCATTGATCCTTATAATTATGGCAAATGACTGTTCAACGATGAACCCGGGCCCCGTTAAAGATCCTTGTGGCATCTGTCAAAAGCCAACTAGATCGAACCAAAGAGCGATTCAGTGTGACGAGTGCGACATGTGGTATCATACGAAGTGTATTGCCATGACGGCTCAATCTTATGACAGATTGGGTAGTGACTCCCAGCTTGCGTGGCTGTGCAATAAATGCCTTTTCCCAAACTTCTCGACGACGTTCCTGTTAAACGAAATGGATCTTTGTCACGAAAACCGCTTTGAAAGTCTCTCATCTGATTCAACAATAAGCAGCGACCCGGGATCACCTTTGTTTACGTCTAGCCCTTCAAGATTCCATGATCCCCAAGGGAACCGAGTTAAGATAACACGGAGAAAGTTAAAGATCCTCTCTCTTAACTGTAACGGGCTAAAAAGCCCGGCCAAAAAGTCGCAGTTTCAATCTCTTGTCGCACTGCATGACCCGGACGTTATTCTCGGCTGCGAATCAAAGATAAACGCTATTATTCCCACTTATTCAATCTTTCCTGAAAATTATGAAGTATATCGGAGAGATAGGACGGCTTCCGGTGGAGGTGTTTTTATAGCTGTTCGCAACGATCTGACTGCAGTGGAAGAACGGGGTCTCGACGTCAATGGGGCCGAAATGATAACAGCATCTATCCATCTCGCAAAGCGGAAGAAACTTTTTCTAACTAGTTTCTATCACCCCCCAACCGACCAGGAGGGACTCGGTCTGTTAGACGACTACTTATGCAAACTGTTCACCAAATACCAGCAGTGCCCTAATGCAATCATAGGGGGTGACTTTAACTGCTCGGGTATTGAATGGTCAAGCGGCGAGGCTGTACTCACTCCACCTGTTCACAGCTGGGACCTCGCCCTTATTGCGTTGGCGGAAAAATATGGATTATCACAGCATGTTAAGTCTCCAACTCGATATGATAGCTTCTTGGACCTTGCATTCTCGTCTAAACCTGGCCTTGTTAATGCATGTCATGTTACGTCGGGTCTAAGTGATCACAGCGCGGTTTTATTTGAAGTTGACCTTGCTCCAAAATACATCCCCAAGCCCCCACGTAAGATTTATCTTTACCATAAAGCGGACATAGCTGCGttaaaagaacacatcgcATCCTTCCATAGGGACTATGCTGCATCGCACATGGAAAGATCCGTGGAGGAAAATTGGAATGCTATCTCAACTTGCATTAGTGATGCTATGGAGAGGTTTATTCCATCCAAGACTTCGAAAACAAAGCGACTCCTCCCCTGGATAGGCGCGCCCATCAAAAAATTGATGCGCAAACGCGACCGCGCCTTCAAAAAGTCCAAACGGACTGGGAAGGAAAAAGACCATGTGAACTACAAACGCCTAAGGAACATTGTAAGCAACAGCATCAAGGAATCACACAATAACTACGTGAGCGAGATTATGAAGGGGATTGACCTTGAATCTGATGAACCTAGGCCGAACGGAGTCAAGGGGGCGTGGTCATATCTGAAACTCTTACGCTCAGAGTCACTAGGGATACCCACTCTATTCTGGGAGGGACGGGTTTGCGCGAATGACAAATGTAAAGCTGAGGCGCTAAGGGCACAGTATGACAGTGTATTCACGCAGGAAGATAATCTTAATGTTCCCACTCTCGGCGCGTCCCCTCACCAAGACATCAAAGACATCTCCTTCTCTGTTAACGGCGTTAGAGTACAACTCGATAACATCCGTGTAGACAAGGCGTGTGGCCCAGATGCCGTCCCAGCCAGAGTCCTGAAGGAGGCTGCAACAGAACTTGCACCTATCCTTACATTACTGTTCGAGCAGTCGATGAAGGATGGCGTACTCCCTACTGTGTGGAAGGACGCGAACATATCAGCCATTTATAAGAAGGGTCTAAAGATCTGA